One window of the Tachypleus tridentatus isolate NWPU-2018 chromosome 10, ASM421037v1, whole genome shotgun sequence genome contains the following:
- the LOC143228422 gene encoding uncharacterized protein LOC143228422 gives MRTCIGTGAVIVKFVCVQKSQLQSFCNVGVREQTGYISSPGFPYFYPQLDRCTWNITGGEGQKVVAQVLDISTIPPQQHYSQAVCDNNLSLMDTDDRKLITTCGGHTGLLEAIKNCPTIPPPKLGYLHQPNESLAVYVCYRGHVFNDSLVNSQTILCIDGIHWNTTLSTCIRSHHVRNRRPKEEDRSKLQLISNNLTMTNDQPVIIDSVSDDPPTDLVPEYDQSSLIVDIWVPSILMIALLVGNIIIVVIILKLRRKNKAAEKYEFEPSPLVDPAPSEV, from the exons ATGAGGACATGTATAGGCACTGGAGCTGTCATCGTTAAGTTTGTGTGTGtacaaa AATCCCAACTTCAGAGTTTCTGTAATGTTGGTGTTAGAGAACAAACAGGTTACATCTCATCTCCAGGATTTCCTTACTTCTATCCCCAGCTGGACAGATGTACATGGAACATTACAGGTGGTGAGGGCCAGAAAGTTGTGGCACAAGTTTTGGATATTTCTACCATTCCACCTCAACAACATTACAGTCAGGCTGTGTGTGATAATAATCTGTCTTTGATGGACACTGATGATAGGAAGCTGATAACAACTTGTGGGGGACACACTGGACTTCTTGAAGCAA TAAAGAACTGTCCTACTATTCCTCCTCCAAAGTTGGGGTATCTTCACCAACCAAATGAAAGCTTAGCTGTTTATGTATGCTACAGAGGCCATGTATTCAATGATTCACTGgtaaactcacaaacaatattatgtaTTGATGGAATTCACTGGAATACTACTTTATCCACTTGTATCC GTTCTCATCATGTTCG CAATAGAAGACCAAAAGAAGAAGACAGAAGCAAACTTCAACTGATTTCCAACAATCTGACCATGACTAATGACCAACCAGTCATTATTGATTCGGTCAGTGATGACCCCCCAACAGATCTAGTTCCTGAGTATGATCAAAGTTCATTAATAGTAG ACATCTGGGTGCCCTCTATCTTAATGATAGCCCTTCTTGTTGGAAATATCATAATTGTGGTCATCATTCTAAAACTACGTCG aAAGAACAAGGCAGCAGAAAAGTATGAGTTTGAACCTTCACCTTTGGTGGATCCAGCACCTTCAGAAGTTTAA